A window of the Radiobacillus deserti genome harbors these coding sequences:
- a CDS encoding polyamine aminopropyltransferase, whose translation MRQRSDRMEHQAVNQSKFIYWASGIVSICGIVFEVLFGALGSYILGDGVKQYTLTISLFLTGMGIGASVSEKVLKQLVIAFVYIEFSVALIGGFSSFTMFGITAYSPAGSDAIFLYVITFLVGALTGVELPILIRKANELGVSLNRSTARVLFSDYAGGLIGGLLFVFFLRPYLGMVKTAFFGGFINISVALVVLWLFRKEMKKLSLHFTIGLTIAILLFLGFLFGEEAAFSFEQKLYKDPIIHMEESKYQKIILTEEEGDVRLYLDGQLQLSSIDEFRYHELLVHPTFAQAEEHKRVLILGGGDGVAAKEALKYKEVESITLVDLDPAVVELAKHNRWLTSLNQGSLENEKVHVVHMDAFEYLEKSKERFDVILVDLPDPNNESLNKLYTKEFYSLVRNHTKAGGAFMVQATSPVFATDVYWTITNTIASTGVHTENFHTDVPSFGNWGFVLGSRNPIEVERLAVDVETRYLKTEMLKGLTYFGKDEDAEIMNEQGEPLELAVNSLIDPILIQLYENAWKYY comes from the coding sequence ATGAGACAACGGAGTGATAGGATGGAGCATCAAGCAGTCAATCAAAGTAAATTTATTTATTGGGCTTCAGGAATTGTTTCCATCTGTGGAATCGTTTTTGAAGTTCTTTTTGGTGCGTTAGGTTCTTATATCTTAGGAGATGGTGTCAAACAATACACGTTAACGATATCGCTGTTTCTGACTGGTATGGGAATCGGCGCAAGTGTAAGTGAAAAAGTACTAAAACAACTAGTAATTGCCTTTGTGTACATCGAATTTTCTGTTGCGTTAATTGGCGGTTTTTCGAGTTTTACTATGTTTGGGATTACGGCATACTCACCAGCTGGATCTGATGCAATATTCTTATATGTAATCACCTTCCTGGTGGGTGCATTAACGGGCGTGGAGTTGCCGATTCTCATTCGAAAAGCAAATGAATTAGGAGTAAGCTTAAATCGCAGTACGGCTCGGGTTCTTTTCTCTGATTATGCCGGTGGATTAATTGGAGGACTGTTATTTGTTTTTTTCTTACGCCCTTATTTAGGTATGGTAAAAACCGCATTTTTTGGTGGATTTATAAATATCTCCGTCGCTCTCGTGGTATTGTGGCTCTTTCGTAAAGAAATGAAAAAGCTCTCTCTTCACTTTACGATTGGCTTAACCATTGCAATTCTATTATTCCTAGGATTTCTTTTTGGGGAAGAAGCTGCTTTTTCTTTTGAACAAAAATTGTACAAGGATCCCATCATTCATATGGAGGAAAGCAAATACCAAAAAATTATTCTTACGGAAGAGGAAGGAGATGTCCGTCTTTATTTAGATGGGCAATTGCAATTGAGCTCCATCGATGAATTTCGTTATCATGAATTACTCGTTCATCCAACGTTTGCCCAAGCGGAAGAACATAAACGTGTTCTTATATTAGGAGGCGGAGATGGAGTAGCCGCTAAGGAAGCTCTGAAATATAAAGAAGTGGAATCTATCACGCTGGTTGACCTAGACCCAGCTGTTGTTGAGTTAGCCAAGCATAATCGTTGGTTAACAAGTTTAAATCAGGGGAGTTTAGAGAATGAGAAAGTACACGTCGTTCATATGGACGCATTTGAATATTTAGAAAAATCCAAGGAGCGATTTGATGTTATTTTAGTAGATCTTCCTGATCCGAATAATGAGAGCCTAAACAAGCTATATACGAAGGAATTTTATTCTTTAGTCCGGAACCATACCAAGGCTGGTGGCGCATTTATGGTACAAGCAACAAGTCCTGTCTTTGCTACGGATGTCTATTGGACGATTACGAACACGATTGCTTCCACAGGGGTTCATACAGAAAACTTTCACACGGACGTTCCGAGCTTCGGAAACTGGGGATTTGTACTAGGAAGTCGAAACCCGATAGAGGTTGAAAGGTTAGCTGTTGATGTGGAGACAAGATATTTAAAAACGGAAATGCTTAAGGGATTAACCTATTTTGGAAAGGATGAAGATGCTGAAATTATGAACGAACAAGGAGAGCCATTAGAGCTTGCGGTTAATAGTCTCATTGACCCAATTCTTATTCAATTATATGAAAATGCTTGGAAATACTATTAA
- a CDS encoding M24 family metallopeptidase, with protein sequence MTRVDRLLQHMEAEGIDGAFITSKANIYYYTNYFTDPHERLVALYIDTSGNRLLILPGMEKEDAKHAGWDGDFLAYSDTEDPWAFFETYLEKNPQRIGIEKEQLSVSRYETLTSLFDRTVFEDFTELLNQVRLIKEADEYRLLKEAASLADYGVKVGIESISEGKTELEILAAIEYALKKQGVREMSFSTMVLSGQKTASPHGTPGMKKIEKGDLVLFDLGVVWNGYCSDITRTVAFHHMEDKQKEIYQTVLEAQKKAIDQVQQGFEIGTIDKAARDHIQNAGYGPYFTHRIGHGIGIDVHEFPSLTTSNSLNIRKGMSFTIEPGVYVPGIGGVRIEDEIFVTEKGAELLTSYPKELQIIK encoded by the coding sequence ATGACTAGAGTTGATCGATTATTACAACATATGGAAGCCGAAGGAATAGACGGTGCGTTTATTACTTCCAAAGCAAATATCTATTACTATACGAATTACTTTACAGACCCTCATGAAAGGTTAGTCGCCCTTTACATAGACACCAGTGGAAACCGTCTGCTTATCTTACCAGGAATGGAAAAAGAAGATGCAAAACATGCTGGTTGGGATGGAGATTTTCTTGCATATAGCGATACAGAGGACCCTTGGGCATTTTTTGAGACCTATTTGGAAAAGAACCCGCAACGGATTGGAATTGAAAAAGAGCAGTTATCTGTCTCTCGCTATGAAACACTAACAAGTTTGTTTGACCGAACCGTCTTCGAGGACTTTACAGAGCTACTAAATCAAGTTCGATTGATCAAAGAAGCTGATGAATATCGACTATTAAAAGAGGCAGCTTCCCTTGCGGATTATGGGGTGAAAGTTGGGATAGAGTCCATCTCAGAAGGCAAAACGGAATTAGAAATTTTAGCAGCTATCGAATATGCATTGAAGAAGCAAGGTGTTCGAGAAATGTCATTTTCGACCATGGTTCTATCTGGCCAGAAAACGGCATCTCCACACGGAACGCCAGGTATGAAAAAGATCGAAAAAGGGGACCTTGTCTTATTTGACCTCGGTGTTGTGTGGAACGGATATTGTTCCGATATAACTCGAACAGTAGCTTTCCACCATATGGAAGATAAGCAAAAAGAAATATATCAAACCGTTTTAGAAGCACAGAAAAAAGCAATAGATCAAGTTCAACAAGGATTTGAAATTGGCACTATCGATAAAGCGGCTCGAGACCATATCCAAAATGCCGGCTATGGACCTTACTTTACGCATCGAATTGGACATGGCATTGGCATTGATGTTCATGAGTTCCCATCCTTAACCACTAGTAATTCTTTAAACATTAGAAAAGGAATGAGCTTTACCATCGAGCCTGGTGTCTATGTCCCAGGAATTGGCGGTGTACGAATTGAAGATGAAATATTCGTAACCGAAAAAGGAGCAGAACTTTTAACTTCTTATCCGAAAGAGTTGCAAATTATTAAATAA
- a CDS encoding DUF4178 domain-containing protein translates to MGLFSKLFQKKEEKPPVRERTVLSLQVGDIVVYDLTDYEVVGKITYRDHSYEWVAYQLLEGRNTIWLSAEMDDELELGIYRKIPLQVSEPFPKELHYDGKTYYLDEKGRATVVGEGRSQNINGRTTDYADYYDEEEEHYLSVESWGSEIEVSYGYPIEEYEVKVIAGSN, encoded by the coding sequence TTGGGATTGTTCTCCAAATTATTTCAAAAAAAGGAAGAAAAGCCACCTGTTAGAGAGCGTACAGTTCTTTCCCTTCAGGTTGGGGATATTGTTGTGTATGATTTAACAGATTACGAAGTAGTCGGGAAGATTACTTATCGTGATCATTCCTATGAATGGGTTGCTTATCAGCTATTAGAAGGTCGTAATACTATATGGCTTTCTGCTGAAATGGATGATGAACTAGAATTAGGTATATACCGTAAAATACCTTTACAAGTTTCGGAGCCATTTCCTAAAGAGCTACACTATGATGGGAAGACCTATTATTTAGACGAAAAAGGTCGTGCTACTGTTGTAGGAGAAGGTCGTAGCCAAAACATAAACGGTCGAACTACCGATTATGCAGATTATTACGATGAAGAGGAAGAACACTACTTAAGTGTGGAAAGCTGGGGTAGTGAAATAGAAGTAAGCTATGGCTATCCAATTGAAGAATATGAAGTCAAAGTCATTGCAGGTTCTAATTAA
- a CDS encoding YtpI family protein, with the protein MIIFPIIIVLSFVLYIYYKVAIIRTNEPLFQHYYQSKSKICLGSFVFFFGINQYLFYQTRFSLLIGILFLFIGGLQAWDGIKRTRFYRDQAQHLQAKED; encoded by the coding sequence ATGATCATTTTCCCCATTATAATTGTTCTTTCCTTCGTTTTATACATCTATTACAAGGTTGCTATAATCCGTACAAATGAACCATTGTTTCAGCATTATTATCAGTCTAAAAGTAAGATTTGCTTAGGATCGTTTGTCTTTTTCTTTGGAATTAATCAGTATTTATTTTATCAAACGCGATTTTCTCTTTTAATCGGTATATTATTTCTTTTTATCGGTGGACTACAGGCATGGGATGGCATTAAAAGAACTCGTTTTTATCGAGATCAAGCTCAGCATCTACAAGCAAAAGAAGATTAG
- a CDS encoding DUF4247 domain-containing protein: MRKKGFLVAVLGLFFVLLTACGQQMSFDESEPQVSVDNIPDEPSASELRDQLNQSTTNDIEALISNHFFLLDVVNTDNGNANIYATRRFNVQETVELLREKIQPEEVSDYKDNQQILAYPDHFVSIKQSEEDSDVTFIEVANDEFVRNHYSPSFLNTYFNYLLLSRLLDVDDWDKRRRQCQNGGCYGGYTTSTSPGRGMSDYRGGGPGSGK, encoded by the coding sequence TTGAGGAAGAAGGGATTTCTTGTTGCGGTGTTAGGTCTTTTCTTTGTATTGTTAACCGCATGTGGACAACAGATGTCTTTTGATGAATCGGAGCCACAAGTATCGGTGGACAATATTCCGGATGAACCATCAGCATCCGAATTACGTGATCAACTAAATCAATCGACGACTAACGATATTGAAGCACTTATTTCGAATCATTTCTTCTTGTTGGATGTCGTGAATACGGATAACGGAAATGCAAACATTTATGCAACGAGAAGATTTAATGTTCAAGAGACAGTAGAACTATTACGTGAGAAAATTCAACCAGAAGAAGTTAGTGATTACAAAGATAATCAACAGATTCTAGCTTATCCCGACCATTTTGTTTCCATAAAGCAAAGCGAAGAAGATTCTGATGTAACCTTTATTGAGGTTGCGAATGATGAATTTGTCCGCAATCATTATTCACCGAGCTTCTTAAATACATACTTTAATTATTTGCTATTAAGCAGATTATTAGATGTGGATGATTGGGATAAACGTCGTAGACAGTGTCAAAATGGTGGGTGTTATGGTGGTTATACAACAAGTACGTCACCGGGCCGAGGAATGTCTGATTATCGTGGTGGAGGACCTGGTTCAGGAAAATAA
- a CDS encoding PspA/IM30 family protein: MFKFFKRVSTVVSSELNAMLDKAEDPVKMLDQFMRDMESDIREVESSVAKQIANEKMLKRKYEDALSIVEKRQDQAEKAIEAGNDDLARRALEDKKDHQEQADSFQASWERAKADADTLRSKLDEMKKEYQEMKLKKDSLKARAETAKTKTKINRSMSSIGNDESKRGFERMEEKVMQFEAEAETSEDLSAASKSLDDEFEALEDNGVDDELAALKKKLGKE, encoded by the coding sequence ATGTTTAAATTTTTCAAACGTGTTAGCACAGTCGTAAGTTCAGAGTTAAATGCGATGTTAGACAAAGCAGAAGATCCAGTAAAGATGTTAGACCAATTTATGCGTGATATGGAATCTGATATTCGGGAAGTGGAAAGCTCTGTTGCCAAGCAAATTGCAAACGAAAAAATGTTAAAGCGCAAATATGAAGACGCGTTATCGATTGTAGAAAAGCGTCAAGATCAAGCGGAGAAAGCAATTGAAGCTGGGAATGATGATCTAGCAAGAAGAGCGCTAGAAGATAAGAAAGACCACCAAGAACAAGCGGACTCTTTCCAAGCATCTTGGGAAAGAGCGAAAGCTGATGCAGATACGCTTAGAAGTAAACTGGATGAAATGAAAAAAGAATACCAAGAAATGAAATTGAAAAAAGATTCCTTAAAAGCTCGTGCTGAGACAGCGAAGACGAAAACAAAAATTAATAGATCGATGTCTTCGATTGGAAATGATGAATCGAAACGTGGCTTCGAACGCATGGAAGAAAAGGTGATGCAATTCGAAGCAGAAGCTGAAACTAGTGAAGACTTGTCCGCTGCTAGTAAATCGCTAGACGACGAATTCGAAGCACTCGAAGATAACGGCGTAGACGATGAATTAGCAGCACTTAAAAAGAAATTAGGAAAAGAATAG
- a CDS encoding universal stress protein, producing MKFEYHRILVAVDGSEASEHAFLKAVDICKRNHAKMILSHIVDTRTFTTLEAYDHSLADRAEGYGNTLLKEYEQKAIDAGVGYVETLIDYGSPKVKIPKDVAVQCNADLIICGATGLNAVERFLIGSVSESITRYAKCDVLVVRGS from the coding sequence ATGAAATTTGAATATCATCGTATTTTAGTAGCAGTAGACGGCTCTGAAGCTTCTGAGCATGCATTTTTAAAGGCAGTAGACATATGTAAGCGTAACCACGCAAAAATGATTCTTTCCCATATTGTAGACACGAGAACCTTCACGACCTTGGAAGCCTATGATCATTCGCTGGCAGATCGAGCAGAAGGATATGGAAATACCTTATTGAAAGAGTATGAACAAAAAGCGATAGACGCGGGTGTAGGTTATGTAGAAACACTCATTGATTACGGATCTCCAAAAGTGAAAATTCCAAAGGATGTTGCCGTTCAATGCAACGCTGACCTCATTATTTGTGGTGCAACAGGCTTAAATGCTGTAGAACGTTTTTTAATTGGAAGTGTATCTGAGAGCATTACTCGTTATGCGAAATGTGATGTACTTGTAGTTCGAGGCTCCTAA
- a CDS encoding DUF350 domain-containing protein, with translation MGPFVLTFIYFIIAVAIVVIGLVIFEWITTKYKDWEEIKNGNTAVALSISGKIIGICIILSFAIYNSVVVTETIIWGAYGVLLQMIAYFIFEGLTRSFSVQTKLKENNVAVGIVSLGVSVGLAFVIGASIT, from the coding sequence ATGGGACCATTTGTTTTAACATTTATTTATTTCATTATTGCAGTAGCAATTGTCGTGATAGGCTTAGTTATTTTTGAATGGATTACAACAAAATACAAAGACTGGGAAGAAATTAAAAACGGAAATACAGCTGTAGCATTATCAATTTCAGGGAAGATCATTGGAATTTGTATTATATTATCTTTTGCAATTTATAACAGTGTTGTCGTGACCGAAACAATCATTTGGGGTGCGTACGGTGTTCTTTTACAAATGATTGCATATTTCATCTTTGAAGGATTGACTAGAAGTTTTTCCGTTCAGACAAAATTAAAAGAGAACAATGTCGCGGTTGGAATTGTATCTCTAGGTGTATCTGTCGGTCTAGCATTTGTTATCGGAGCCTCTATTACATAA
- a CDS encoding metal-dependent hydrolase: MKVSFHGQSAVFIQTETHRIIVDPFITGNGSSDLDPETLEVDAILLTHGHNDHVGDTIEIAKRNNALVVAPNELAVYLESRGLNTHPLHIGGSHEFDFGRVKLTQAFHGSAFTDEEGNVIYGGMPAGILFFAEGKTIYHAGDTGLFSDLKLIGELNNIDLAFLPIGDNFTMGPEDALIAAEWVNAKYVVPVHYNTFPLIEQDGDAFASKVKPGKGIALKPGESIDL, translated from the coding sequence ATGAAAGTATCATTTCATGGACAATCGGCAGTGTTTATTCAAACCGAAACTCATCGAATCATTGTAGATCCATTCATAACGGGTAATGGAAGCTCAGACTTGGATCCGGAAACGTTAGAAGTCGATGCTATTTTACTTACCCACGGACATAATGATCATGTTGGGGACACGATCGAAATTGCCAAGCGAAATAATGCGCTAGTAGTAGCTCCAAATGAGCTTGCGGTTTATTTAGAAAGCAGAGGATTAAACACCCACCCACTTCACATTGGAGGGAGTCATGAATTTGATTTCGGTCGGGTGAAGCTTACACAGGCTTTTCATGGGTCTGCTTTTACAGATGAAGAAGGGAATGTCATCTATGGTGGTATGCCAGCTGGGATCTTATTCTTTGCAGAAGGAAAAACAATTTACCATGCTGGAGACACTGGGTTATTCTCGGATTTAAAACTAATTGGGGAATTAAACAATATTGATTTGGCATTCCTTCCAATTGGAGACAACTTTACTATGGGACCTGAGGATGCGCTTATTGCAGCGGAATGGGTAAACGCGAAATATGTCGTGCCAGTGCACTATAATACATTTCCTTTAATTGAACAGGATGGAGATGCATTTGCTAGTAAAGTGAAGCCTGGTAAGGGAATTGCGCTTAAGCCTGGTGAATCGATTGATTTGTAA